The following are encoded together in the Nocardioides sp. Arc9.136 genome:
- a CDS encoding IclR family transcriptional regulator C-terminal domain-containing protein, with the protein MATTRSSDVDEQAEAAMTEPAMAESEEASSGKHRDFVQSLERGLAIIRVFDADRPRLTVSEIAHLAGLTRAAVRRFLFTLTELGYVQTHRDGYQLTPQVLELGYSYLSSLTFPDAALPHLERLVAETGEASEGSVLDRGDVVYVVRVPGPALMTISVSIGARRPAYATSMGRVLLANLPPAQLDAYLENTHLDPILPNTITDVTALREELSKVRQQGYALVDQELEIGLVAIAVPVRDRHGRTRAAVNLSTHIGRRSAADMVALAPRVQQAAADIELGMRHSVSWSD; encoded by the coding sequence GTGGCGACGACGAGGTCGAGCGATGTCGACGAGCAGGCGGAGGCCGCGATGACGGAGCCGGCGATGGCGGAGTCCGAGGAGGCCTCGAGCGGGAAGCACCGCGACTTCGTGCAGTCGCTCGAGCGCGGGCTGGCGATCATCCGGGTCTTCGACGCCGACCGGCCCCGGCTGACGGTCTCCGAGATCGCCCACCTCGCCGGCCTCACCCGGGCCGCCGTGCGCCGCTTCCTGTTCACCCTCACCGAGCTCGGCTACGTCCAGACCCACCGTGACGGCTACCAGCTGACCCCGCAGGTGCTGGAGCTCGGCTACTCCTACCTCTCCTCGCTGACCTTCCCCGACGCCGCCTTGCCGCACCTCGAGCGGCTGGTCGCCGAGACCGGCGAGGCCAGCGAGGGCTCGGTCCTGGACCGCGGCGACGTCGTGTACGTCGTGCGGGTGCCCGGGCCGGCCCTGATGACGATCTCGGTCAGCATCGGCGCCCGCCGGCCGGCGTACGCGACGTCGATGGGGCGGGTGCTGCTGGCGAACCTGCCGCCGGCCCAGCTCGACGCCTACCTCGAGAACACCCACCTGGACCCGATCCTCCCGAACACGATCACCGACGTGACCGCCCTCCGCGAGGAGCTCTCGAAGGTCAGGCAGCAGGGGTACGCCCTGGTCGACCAGGAGCTCGAGATCGGCCTGGTCGCGATCGCGGTTCCCGTCCGCGACCGGCACGGGCGCACCCGCGCGGCGGTCAACCTCTCCACCCACATCGGGCGCAGGTCCGCCGCCGACATGGTGGCGCTCGCGCCGCGGGTGCAGCAGGCCGCCGCCGACATCGAGCTGGGCATGCGCCACTCCGTCAGCTGGTCCGACTAG
- a CDS encoding TIGR03619 family F420-dependent LLM class oxidoreductase: MPIALGVKLPHTGPVDPSSIPARARALEEAGFDSLWVSDHVVMPMTIGSYYPFADDGRAPWTGDIPYVEALVALAAAAVATERVRLGTAVLVLPQRNPVLLAKQVASLDALSGGRIELGVGAGWLQEEFAALDSPFEERGKRMEAWLGLLRDLWTGRPAANDGVYPLADGLVQLPAPPHPVPLLVGGHTKAAFRRAGSLGDGWLAQQAVPALDVDHLATEVDAVRAQAEKAGKDPAALRFVLRLVESTGQEAVVASRLADLDAIGFHEVVVDTALDGDPAAVLDVLREATR; the protein is encoded by the coding sequence GTGCCGATCGCCCTCGGGGTCAAGCTGCCCCACACCGGACCCGTCGATCCTTCCTCGATCCCCGCCCGCGCGCGTGCGTTGGAGGAGGCCGGTTTCGACTCGTTGTGGGTCAGTGACCACGTCGTGATGCCGATGACGATCGGGTCCTACTACCCCTTCGCCGACGACGGCCGGGCGCCCTGGACCGGCGACATCCCCTACGTCGAGGCGCTCGTCGCTCTCGCCGCCGCCGCCGTTGCCACCGAGCGGGTGCGGCTGGGGACGGCCGTGCTGGTCCTGCCCCAGCGCAACCCGGTGCTCCTCGCCAAGCAGGTCGCGAGCCTCGACGCCCTCAGCGGCGGCCGGATCGAGCTCGGGGTCGGCGCGGGCTGGCTCCAGGAGGAGTTCGCCGCGCTCGACTCGCCGTTCGAGGAGCGGGGCAAGCGGATGGAGGCCTGGCTCGGGCTCCTCCGCGACCTGTGGACCGGTCGCCCGGCGGCCAACGACGGGGTCTACCCGCTGGCCGACGGCCTGGTGCAGCTGCCCGCCCCCCCGCACCCCGTCCCGCTCCTCGTCGGTGGGCACACCAAGGCCGCCTTCCGCCGCGCCGGTTCGCTCGGCGACGGCTGGCTGGCCCAGCAGGCCGTGCCGGCCCTCGACGTCGACCACCTGGCCACCGAGGTCGACGCGGTGCGCGCCCAGGCCGAGAAGGCCGGCAAGGACCCCGCCGCCCTCCGCTTCGTCCTGCGCCTGGTCGAGTCGACCGGGCAGGAGGCGGTCGTCGCCTCACGACTGGCCGACCTCGACGCCATCGGGTTCCACGAGGTCGTCGTGGACACCGCTCTGGACGGCGACCCGGCAGCGGTCCTCGACGTCCTGCGCGAGGCCACCCGGTGA
- a CDS encoding amino acid ABC transporter permease, translated as MGITDYDWSLVWDYRGDLLRGLLTALEVSVVALVIATVGGLGLAILRMGKAPMSWIAAIYINVFRGMPALVTVIWIYFGVSLLLGVNFSVFQAGVIALSLLYSAFMAEIFRAALQAVPHGHREAGQALGMRDARIFSSVVAPQAFKIALPNIGSMFIGMIKDTSTFTVIGLLEVVRVTQNVNAQTFQPFVLYTAAAAIYVLAAFGVDLLFRLLEASLSSPPKGGVSKLLRGRKQRRIQALITELAA; from the coding sequence ATGGGAATCACCGACTACGACTGGTCCCTCGTCTGGGACTACCGGGGCGACCTGCTCCGAGGACTGCTCACCGCCCTCGAGGTGTCGGTCGTCGCCCTGGTCATCGCGACGGTCGGCGGCCTGGGCCTGGCCATCCTGCGGATGGGCAAGGCACCGATGTCGTGGATCGCGGCGATCTACATCAACGTCTTCCGCGGCATGCCGGCGCTGGTCACGGTCATCTGGATCTACTTCGGCGTCTCGCTGCTGCTCGGGGTGAACTTCAGCGTCTTCCAGGCCGGTGTCATCGCGCTCTCGCTGCTCTACAGCGCGTTCATGGCCGAGATCTTCCGCGCCGCCCTCCAGGCGGTGCCCCACGGCCACCGCGAGGCCGGCCAGGCCCTCGGCATGCGCGACGCCCGGATCTTCTCCTCCGTGGTCGCCCCGCAGGCGTTCAAGATCGCGCTGCCCAACATCGGCAGCATGTTCATCGGGATGATCAAGGACACCTCGACCTTCACGGTCATCGGGCTGCTCGAGGTCGTCCGGGTCACCCAGAACGTCAACGCCCAGACCTTCCAGCCCTTCGTCCTCTACACGGCGGCCGCCGCCATCTACGTGCTCGCGGCTTTCGGTGTCGACCTCCTCTTCCGGCTGCTCGAGGCCTCGCTCTCCAGCCCGCCGAAGGGCGGCGTCTCCAAGCTGCTGCGCGGCCGCAAGCAGCGGCGCATCCAGGCCCTCATCACCGAGCTGGCGGCCTGA
- a CDS encoding DMT family transporter, producing the protein MRARTAVAFVALGLVWGTTPLTIKAGLLADWQPLWFCALRLLGAAVVLAPLLLTSYAGRPLGPAGWRVIWPVGVFGMAVNFGVTVWGQQFIGAALASLIAGTQPVTTALVVHLAQRRVPTRRFAAGLTLGMVGMVVVFRGAGVPGPSAAAGAAAVLAGVTIYGAVFVYIKARLGGLNLLRVVAGQNLIGGALVALAAVAFEGSVRLPGGTQAWSAYTYLTLVSSIVALLLANWLIGRMGAARFSVLSFVTPLVGVAAGVVLLDETLDGPTLVGAALVGTALLATLGPEAEAVGPLPAGETARPDGPQGGP; encoded by the coding sequence GTGCGCGCCCGCACGGCCGTCGCCTTCGTGGCGCTCGGCCTGGTGTGGGGCACCACCCCGCTGACCATCAAGGCCGGCCTGCTGGCGGACTGGCAGCCGCTGTGGTTCTGCGCGCTGCGGCTGCTCGGCGCCGCGGTCGTGCTGGCGCCGCTGCTGCTGACGTCGTACGCCGGGCGGCCGCTGGGTCCGGCCGGCTGGCGGGTGATCTGGCCCGTCGGGGTCTTCGGCATGGCGGTCAACTTCGGCGTCACGGTGTGGGGCCAGCAGTTCATCGGCGCGGCGTTGGCCAGCCTCATCGCCGGCACCCAGCCGGTGACGACCGCGCTGGTCGTCCACCTCGCCCAGCGCCGGGTGCCGACCCGACGGTTCGCCGCCGGCCTGACCCTCGGGATGGTCGGCATGGTGGTCGTCTTCCGCGGCGCCGGGGTGCCGGGCCCGAGCGCGGCCGCGGGCGCCGCCGCCGTGCTGGCCGGGGTCACGATCTACGGCGCGGTCTTCGTCTACATCAAGGCCCGCCTCGGCGGGCTCAACCTGCTCCGCGTCGTCGCGGGCCAGAACCTCATCGGCGGTGCCCTGGTCGCGCTCGCCGCGGTGGCGTTCGAGGGGTCGGTGCGGCTGCCCGGCGGGACGCAGGCCTGGTCGGCCTACACCTACCTGACGCTGGTCAGCTCGATCGTCGCCCTGCTCCTGGCCAACTGGCTCATCGGCCGGATGGGTGCCGCGCGGTTCAGCGTGCTGTCGTTCGTGACCCCGCTGGTCGGGGTGGCCGCCGGCGTCGTCCTGCTCGACGAGACCCTCGACGGACCGACCCTCGTGGGAGCCGCGCTGGTCGGCACGGCGCTCCTCGCCACCCTCGGCCCGGAGGCGGAGGCAGTAGGACCGCTGCCGGCCGGCGAGACCGCTCGCCCCGACGGACCGCAGGGCGGCCCCTGA
- a CDS encoding amino acid ABC transporter ATP-binding protein yields MRGLKKSFGSLEVLHGIDLDVHAGEHVVLFGPSGSGKSTVLRSINLLEEPDCGSVCVDGVEYGPGFAGEKSVRRGKPMELRRKVGMVFQQFNLFPHLTALDNVALPLRSVKGMSKEDAMRRAAESLRQVGLLQRAAHYPGQLSGGQQQRVAIARALSQDPKVMLFDEPTSALDPELVGEVLRVMHELADAGMTMVVVTHELGFAREIGDLNVFMDQGAIVETGAAEIFDEPSNPRTRDFIRAVR; encoded by the coding sequence ATGCGCGGGCTGAAGAAGTCCTTCGGCAGCCTGGAGGTCCTGCACGGCATCGACCTCGACGTGCACGCCGGCGAGCACGTCGTCCTGTTCGGACCCTCCGGGTCGGGCAAGTCGACGGTCCTGCGCAGCATCAACCTGCTCGAGGAGCCCGACTGCGGCTCCGTCTGCGTCGACGGCGTCGAGTACGGCCCGGGCTTCGCCGGCGAGAAGTCGGTGCGCCGGGGCAAGCCGATGGAGCTGCGCCGCAAGGTCGGAATGGTCTTCCAGCAGTTCAACCTCTTCCCCCACCTCACGGCGCTCGACAACGTCGCGCTGCCGCTGCGGTCGGTCAAGGGGATGAGCAAGGAGGACGCGATGCGCCGCGCGGCGGAGTCGCTGCGCCAGGTCGGCCTGCTCCAGCGGGCCGCCCACTACCCCGGCCAGCTCTCCGGCGGTCAGCAGCAGCGGGTCGCGATCGCGCGGGCGCTGAGCCAGGACCCCAAGGTGATGCTGTTCGACGAGCCGACCTCCGCGCTCGACCCCGAGCTGGTCGGCGAGGTGCTCCGCGTCATGCACGAGCTCGCCGACGCCGGGATGACCATGGTCGTCGTCACCCACGAGCTCGGGTTCGCCCGCGAGATCGGCGACCTCAACGTGTTCATGGACCAGGGTGCGATCGTGGAGACGGGGGCCGCCGAGATCTTCGACGAGCCCTCCAACCCGCGCACCCGCGACTTCATCCGGGCGGTGCGCTGA
- a CDS encoding FAD-dependent oxidoreductase, which translates to MPDDAQHLDLLVVGGGPAGMSAARTAAGTGMQVLLVDERPSLGGQIYKQPGPGFTVTDPAAADRQTRSGRSLIASVERSEAAVALRTSVVAAEQEEDGFAVVLVRDGEPATTLRARRVLVAPGAHDRPVVFPGWTLPGVVTAGGMQSMAKSQAVLPGRRMVFAGSGPVALAFPAQLAHYGAHLVAALEAGPAPRPGDALRVAAALRGNTSLLRDAARYRGGLLRHRVPLHYGRIVVRAEGEGRVERVVHAAVDRDWRPVPGTEETVEADVLCVGYGFVPSLELLRLLDCSTEHDEDLGGRVVTKDDWGRTSTTGVYAAGDGTGVEGSYVAIDEGELAALGVALDAGVLDRATVEDRAAGPRRRLRRRRALARATRRMYRVGDGIHELADDTTTVCRCENVRQQELVRAVASTDDVSVVKAVTRAGMGPCQGRNCQRHVAALVARTHGRPVGEIDLATPRMPLRPVPIRAIADATVADPGLFVAEQEDRS; encoded by the coding sequence GTGCCTGACGACGCGCAGCACCTCGACCTCCTCGTCGTGGGGGGCGGACCCGCAGGGATGTCCGCCGCCCGGACGGCGGCGGGGACGGGCATGCAGGTGCTGCTCGTCGACGAGCGGCCGTCGCTGGGCGGCCAGATCTACAAGCAGCCGGGTCCGGGCTTCACCGTCACGGACCCGGCTGCGGCCGACCGCCAGACCCGCTCGGGCCGGTCGTTGATCGCCTCGGTCGAGCGCTCGGAGGCCGCGGTCGCGCTGCGCACCTCGGTCGTGGCGGCCGAGCAGGAGGAGGACGGCTTCGCGGTCGTGCTCGTCCGGGACGGCGAGCCGGCCACCACCCTGCGCGCCCGCCGCGTCCTCGTCGCACCCGGCGCGCACGACCGGCCGGTGGTCTTCCCTGGCTGGACCCTGCCGGGCGTCGTGACCGCCGGCGGCATGCAGTCGATGGCCAAGAGCCAGGCCGTGCTCCCGGGGCGGCGGATGGTCTTCGCCGGCTCCGGCCCGGTCGCGCTCGCCTTCCCCGCCCAGCTCGCGCACTACGGCGCGCACCTCGTGGCCGCCCTCGAGGCCGGCCCCGCGCCGCGCCCCGGTGACGCGCTGCGGGTCGCCGCGGCGCTGCGCGGGAACACCTCGCTGCTGCGCGACGCCGCCCGCTACCGCGGGGGCCTGCTCCGCCACCGCGTGCCGCTGCACTACGGCCGCATCGTCGTCCGTGCCGAGGGCGAGGGACGCGTGGAGCGCGTCGTCCACGCCGCCGTCGACCGCGACTGGCGGCCCGTGCCGGGCACCGAGGAGACCGTCGAGGCGGACGTCCTGTGCGTCGGCTACGGCTTCGTCCCCTCGCTGGAGCTGCTGCGCCTGCTGGACTGCTCGACCGAGCACGACGAGGACCTCGGTGGCCGGGTGGTCACCAAGGACGACTGGGGCCGCACCTCGACCACGGGCGTGTACGCCGCGGGCGACGGCACCGGCGTGGAGGGCTCCTACGTCGCGATCGACGAGGGGGAGCTCGCCGCCCTCGGCGTGGCGCTCGACGCCGGCGTGCTCGACCGGGCGACCGTCGAGGACCGCGCGGCCGGACCGCGCCGCCGGCTGCGCCGCCGACGGGCACTGGCCCGTGCGACCCGGCGGATGTACCGGGTCGGCGACGGCATCCACGAGCTCGCCGACGACACCACGACGGTGTGCCGCTGCGAGAACGTCCGCCAGCAGGAGCTCGTGCGGGCCGTCGCCTCGACCGACGACGTCAGCGTGGTCAAGGCGGTCACGCGCGCCGGCATGGGCCCCTGCCAGGGCCGCAACTGCCAGCGCCACGTCGCCGCGCTCGTCGCCCGCACCCACGGCCGTCCGGTGGGGGAGATCGACCTGGCGACCCCGCGGATGCCGCTGCGGCCCGTGCCCATCCGGGCGATCGCCGACGCCACCGTCGCCGATCCCGGCCTGTTCGTCGCCGAGCAGGAGGACCGCTCGTGA
- a CDS encoding SDR family oxidoreductase, with protein MTTAAPEAPLLPGRRVLVTGARRGLGAAMVETFAAMGAGGVAVDLPGTPWTLPAGWTGVDADVTDEAQVAGAVAHAAGHPDGIDGVVAAAGVVPTWQEPGDLDLDDLDRVLSVNVRGVAAVLKHAGAVLRPGSSVVVVGSLNSWRGDPRIWSYVASKHAALGLARSAAAALGPDGVRVNCVAPGPVATDALLDRMRSRVGSTGLSPEQALAAAADQTALRRTATTADVVNATAFLLSDLAAGITGQLLPVDGGLL; from the coding sequence GTGACCACCGCTGCCCCCGAGGCACCCCTCCTGCCCGGTCGTCGCGTCCTGGTCACCGGCGCCCGGCGCGGCCTCGGCGCTGCCATGGTCGAGACCTTCGCCGCGATGGGGGCCGGCGGCGTCGCCGTCGACCTCCCGGGCACCCCCTGGACGCTCCCGGCCGGGTGGACCGGAGTCGACGCGGACGTCACCGACGAGGCGCAGGTCGCCGGCGCGGTCGCGCACGCGGCCGGCCACCCGGACGGCATCGACGGCGTGGTCGCCGCGGCCGGCGTCGTACCCACCTGGCAGGAGCCGGGCGACCTCGACCTCGACGACCTCGACCGGGTCCTCTCGGTCAACGTGCGCGGCGTCGCCGCCGTGCTCAAGCACGCGGGCGCGGTCCTGCGGCCAGGGTCCTCCGTCGTGGTCGTCGGCTCGCTGAACTCCTGGCGCGGCGACCCGCGGATCTGGTCCTACGTCGCCAGCAAGCACGCCGCCCTCGGCCTCGCCCGCTCCGCGGCGGCCGCGCTGGGCCCCGACGGGGTGCGGGTCAACTGCGTCGCCCCGGGGCCGGTCGCGACCGACGCCCTGCTGGACCGGATGCGCTCGCGGGTCGGCAGCACCGGCCTGAGTCCCGAGCAGGCGCTCGCCGCGGCCGCGGACCAGACCGCGCTGCGGCGCACCGCGACGACGGCGGACGTGGTCAATGCGACCGCGTTCCTCCTCAGCGACCTCGCCGCGGGCATCACCGGCCAGCTGCTGCCCGTGGACGGAGGCCTCCTGTGA
- a CDS encoding SDR family NAD(P)-dependent oxidoreductase, whose amino-acid sequence MSASATPAPTGALAGRTVLLTGASGGIGSATARALLAAGADVVGQYRTGRAAAEAAVAGPHRDRAHLLEGDLSGPDAARRLWADAEAVRPIDVVVVNAATMAPTPFDGTDEEWDAGWEQSLAVNVLGAGALLREAVRAFAGRGGGTAVVVSSWAAEQGSRILDVSGYAASKAAIRNLAQTLARHHARAGVRVHVVAPGVVDAGMGIADQDSEHRQAVAEGLAMGRLVSPDEVASLITYLASDACPSLSGATLDLNGASYVR is encoded by the coding sequence GTGAGCGCCTCCGCGACACCCGCACCCACCGGCGCGCTGGCCGGTCGCACCGTCCTGCTGACCGGCGCCTCCGGCGGCATCGGCTCCGCGACGGCGCGGGCCCTGCTCGCGGCCGGCGCCGACGTCGTCGGCCAGTACCGCACCGGGCGGGCGGCGGCCGAGGCCGCCGTCGCCGGACCGCACCGCGACCGGGCGCATCTCCTGGAGGGCGACCTGTCCGGGCCGGACGCCGCGCGCCGGCTCTGGGCCGACGCGGAGGCGGTGCGTCCGATCGACGTCGTCGTCGTCAACGCCGCCACGATGGCGCCCACCCCCTTCGACGGGACCGACGAGGAGTGGGACGCCGGCTGGGAGCAGTCGCTGGCCGTCAACGTCCTCGGCGCCGGCGCCCTGCTGCGCGAGGCCGTCCGCGCCTTCGCCGGCCGGGGCGGCGGCACCGCCGTCGTGGTCTCGAGCTGGGCCGCCGAACAGGGCTCGCGGATCCTCGACGTCAGCGGGTACGCCGCGTCCAAGGCGGCGATCCGCAACCTCGCGCAGACGCTCGCCCGCCACCACGCCCGCGCGGGGGTCCGGGTCCACGTCGTGGCGCCCGGCGTCGTCGACGCCGGCATGGGTATCGCCGACCAGGACTCTGAGCACCGGCAGGCCGTCGCCGAGGGACTGGCCATGGGGCGCCTCGTCTCACCGGACGAGGTCGCCTCCCTGATCACCTACCTGGCGTCCGACGCGTGTCCTAGTCTCTCCGGGGCCACGCTGGACCTGAACGGTGCGTCCTATGTCCGGTGA
- a CDS encoding helix-turn-helix transcriptional regulator: protein MDGRGAPPPAALGEFLRSRRARITPEDAGIVSHGARRVPGLRREELALLAGVSATYYTRLEQGQSTNASASVVDALARALALSEDERAHLHDLARPRAATPLRSPRRDHVRAGTRHLIEAMTAVPAVVLGRSTEVLAWNRLGHALVAGHVDRAAPEEAGVRPNLTRMLFLDPHTRELYADWDEEASRAVASLRLVAGRHTDDRKLTDLVGELCISSRDFARLWAKHPVHSCTSGSKRLDHPEIGAVELGFEVLHLPDNPGHRLLTYTAAEGSAAQHALALLDAVAREERPAPVRSRSLG, encoded by the coding sequence GTGGATGGACGAGGAGCACCGCCCCCGGCTGCGCTCGGGGAGTTCCTGAGGTCGCGTCGGGCACGCATCACGCCCGAGGACGCCGGCATCGTGTCCCACGGGGCGCGCCGCGTGCCCGGCCTGCGGCGTGAGGAGCTGGCGCTGCTCGCGGGTGTGAGCGCCACCTACTACACGCGGCTGGAGCAGGGGCAGAGCACGAACGCCTCGGCGTCGGTCGTCGACGCCCTCGCGCGGGCACTCGCCCTCAGCGAGGACGAGAGGGCCCACCTCCACGACCTGGCGCGCCCGCGGGCCGCCACGCCTCTCCGCAGCCCCAGGCGGGACCACGTGCGCGCCGGCACCAGGCACCTGATCGAGGCCATGACCGCCGTCCCTGCCGTCGTCCTGGGCCGCTCGACCGAGGTGCTCGCCTGGAACCGGCTGGGCCACGCTCTCGTCGCCGGGCACGTCGACCGGGCAGCTCCCGAGGAGGCCGGCGTCCGGCCGAACCTCACCCGCATGCTCTTCCTCGACCCCCACACCCGCGAGCTCTACGCGGACTGGGACGAGGAGGCGTCGCGGGCCGTGGCCTCCCTGCGGCTCGTCGCCGGTCGTCACACCGATGACCGGAAGCTCACCGACCTCGTCGGCGAGCTCTGCATCAGCAGCCGCGACTTCGCGCGCCTGTGGGCCAAGCACCCCGTCCACAGCTGCACGAGCGGGAGCAAGCGGCTCGACCACCCCGAGATCGGGGCCGTCGAGCTCGGCTTCGAGGTCCTCCACCTGCCCGACAACCCCGGGCACCGCCTGCTGACCTACACCGCAGCGGAGGGCAGCGCGGCCCAGCACGCGCTGGCGCTCCTCGACGCCGTCGCCCGGGAGGAGCGCCCGGCGCCTGTCCGGTCCAGGTCACTGGGCTAG
- a CDS encoding VOC family protein: protein MAVSTPTHRQFGTLVGLDHIGIGVTDIDAARSFYGELGFTDESFDYTGTLPGISGLTGHAETRARVLYLRAGTPTVLGRAGVKLVQVLDRTPPPRPEGQAWGEPGICEVCVHVNGQAEFHAELVARGHTNLMDPNEADLDPYQTHCGLSYVEDPDGAKIELIEWSTLAAGWPLEDGPHGVNHVAFGVTDIERTRTFYQALGFTGQLFESDGYFEPMHPWFGDRTPPRQRMMLLTSPIGGALEPVQHYPASPDMRGEWGHLGTFEFAIGARCLESAVDHLGGLGIELVGEPAALDVGEGGTWRYAYFKDPDDLYVCVTEVRA from the coding sequence ATGGCAGTCTCCACGCCGACACACCGGCAGTTCGGCACCCTCGTCGGCCTCGACCACATCGGCATCGGTGTCACCGACATCGACGCGGCCCGGTCGTTCTACGGCGAGCTGGGCTTCACCGACGAGTCCTTCGACTACACCGGGACCCTGCCGGGGATCTCCGGTCTCACCGGGCACGCGGAGACCCGGGCCCGGGTGCTCTACCTGCGTGCCGGGACCCCGACGGTGCTCGGGCGGGCCGGCGTGAAGCTGGTCCAGGTCCTCGACCGGACGCCCCCACCCCGACCCGAGGGCCAGGCGTGGGGCGAGCCCGGCATCTGCGAGGTCTGCGTGCACGTCAACGGCCAGGCCGAGTTCCACGCGGAGCTGGTCGCGCGCGGTCACACCAACCTGATGGACCCCAACGAGGCCGACCTCGACCCGTACCAGACCCACTGCGGCCTGTCGTACGTCGAGGACCCCGACGGCGCCAAGATCGAGCTGATCGAGTGGTCCACGCTGGCGGCCGGCTGGCCGCTCGAGGACGGCCCGCACGGGGTCAACCACGTGGCGTTCGGCGTCACCGACATCGAGCGGACGCGCACCTTCTACCAGGCGCTCGGCTTCACCGGCCAGCTCTTCGAGTCCGACGGGTACTTCGAGCCGATGCACCCCTGGTTCGGCGACCGGACGCCGCCGCGCCAGCGGATGATGCTGCTGACCAGCCCCATCGGCGGTGCCCTGGAGCCGGTGCAGCACTACCCCGCCTCGCCCGACATGCGCGGCGAGTGGGGCCACCTCGGCACCTTCGAGTTCGCGATCGGCGCACGCTGCCTCGAGAGCGCGGTCGACCACCTCGGTGGTCTCGGCATCGAGCTGGTCGGCGAGCCCGCCGCGCTCGACGTCGGCGAGGGCGGCACCTGGCGCTACGCCTACTTCAAGGACCCCGACGACCTGTACGTCTGCGTGACGGAGGTACGCGCATGA
- a CDS encoding ABC transporter substrate-binding protein yields the protein MPANTRTSLWRRSAVVGTSLVLALSLAACGGDSDASSEEGSGGGSGLMEDGVLTVGMNLQFEPEMYLDENNEPAGYDVDLLEQLADEMGVELDIVNLDFDGLIPGLQSKKFDMVSVGLTATDERKQVVDFSREYVPYVSVLAVPEDDEGPFTIENYDVEGNTITALQGSSGEQLAKDTFPNASVEGFGQQNSALLEVATGRAQGAVLEDYILAQYIEANEGELKVADLPEPLAIGYGSWAVQKGNTALVEQLDEFLCDAQEGGDLAAAYSKNFGVDDFPTMPGGC from the coding sequence GTGCCCGCAAACACCCGTACGTCGCTGTGGCGACGCTCCGCCGTCGTCGGCACCTCGCTCGTCCTCGCCCTGTCCCTCGCCGCCTGCGGCGGTGACAGCGACGCCTCCTCCGAGGAGGGGTCCGGCGGTGGCTCGGGCCTGATGGAGGACGGCGTGCTCACCGTCGGCATGAACCTCCAGTTCGAGCCGGAGATGTACCTCGACGAGAACAACGAGCCCGCCGGCTACGACGTCGACCTGCTCGAGCAGCTCGCCGACGAGATGGGCGTCGAGCTCGACATCGTCAACCTCGACTTCGACGGCCTCATCCCCGGCCTGCAGTCGAAGAAGTTCGACATGGTCTCGGTCGGCCTGACGGCCACCGACGAGCGCAAGCAGGTCGTCGACTTCAGCCGCGAGTACGTCCCCTACGTCAGCGTCCTGGCCGTCCCGGAGGACGACGAGGGCCCGTTCACCATCGAGAACTACGACGTCGAGGGCAACACGATCACCGCGCTCCAGGGCTCCTCCGGCGAGCAGCTGGCCAAGGACACCTTCCCGAACGCGTCGGTGGAGGGCTTCGGCCAGCAGAACTCCGCGCTGCTCGAGGTCGCGACCGGTCGTGCCCAGGGCGCCGTGCTCGAGGACTACATCCTCGCGCAGTACATCGAGGCCAACGAGGGCGAGCTGAAGGTCGCCGACCTGCCCGAGCCGCTGGCCATCGGCTACGGCAGCTGGGCGGTCCAGAAGGGCAACACCGCCCTGGTCGAGCAGCTCGACGAGTTCCTGTGCGACGCGCAGGAGGGCGGCGACCTCGCCGCGGCGTACAGCAAGAACTTCGGCGTCGACGACTTCCCGACCATGCCGGGTGGGTGCTGA